The following proteins are co-located in the Methylomonas sp. 11b genome:
- a CDS encoding 50S ribosomal protein L25/general stress protein Ctc codes for MANVFEFVAEARSASGSSAAKVVRRQGKVPAVVYGGNGAPEMLLLDHNEVVKHLVHEAVYSHVLDLKIDGKTEKAVLKHIQRHPAKPIVLHMDFMRVDETHKLKVHVPLHFINEAISVGVKKGGLVTHAMADVEVLCMPSALPEFIEVDLAGVDVGSTIHLSDLVLPAGVEIAALQHGAEHDHPVAQIVKPRSVESVE; via the coding sequence ATGGCTAACGTGTTTGAATTTGTTGCAGAAGCTCGCAGTGCCTCGGGCAGTAGTGCGGCCAAAGTTGTTCGTCGCCAGGGTAAAGTGCCAGCCGTAGTTTATGGCGGCAACGGTGCTCCTGAGATGTTGTTGCTGGACCATAACGAAGTGGTTAAGCATTTGGTGCATGAGGCGGTTTATTCTCATGTGCTTGATCTTAAAATCGACGGTAAAACAGAAAAAGCTGTTCTTAAGCATATACAGAGACATCCTGCAAAGCCGATAGTTTTGCATATGGACTTTATGCGTGTTGATGAGACGCATAAATTGAAAGTCCATGTTCCTTTGCATTTTATCAATGAAGCTATTTCGGTCGGCGTTAAAAAGGGCGGTTTAGTCACTCATGCAATGGCTGATGTGGAGGTGCTGTGTATGCCTTCCGCTTTGCCGGAATTTATCGAGGTAGATCTGGCTGGTGTAGATGTTGGTTCGACAATACATTTGTCTGATTTGGTTTTGCCGGCCGGTGTTGAAATTGCTGCCTTGCAGCATGGTGCTGAGCATGATCATCCGGTTGCACAAATTGTTAAGCCAAGATCTGTGGAGTCAGTTGAGTAA
- the rplA gene encoding 50S ribosomal protein L1, whose product MAKVTKKAKAIKEKVVRSKQYSVAEAVALLKEFANSKFDESVDVSVNLGVDPRKSDQNVRGASVLPNGTGKTVRVAVFTQGPNADAAREAGADIVGMDDLAEQVKRGEMNFDVVIASPDAMRVVGQLGQILGPRGLMPNPKVGTVTPDVVTAVKNAKSGQVRYRTDKSGIIHCSIGKVSFDETSLKQNLEFLISDLKKAKPTAAKGVYLKKIALSSTMGPGLWIDQSSIDI is encoded by the coding sequence ATGGCAAAAGTAACTAAAAAAGCAAAGGCTATCAAAGAAAAGGTAGTTAGAAGTAAACAATATTCGGTTGCCGAAGCGGTGGCTCTTTTAAAAGAGTTCGCGAATAGCAAGTTTGATGAGTCAGTGGATGTGAGTGTTAATTTGGGTGTTGATCCACGCAAATCCGACCAAAACGTTCGTGGTGCCTCCGTGTTGCCTAACGGGACTGGCAAAACGGTAAGAGTTGCTGTGTTTACTCAAGGCCCTAATGCTGATGCAGCGCGTGAAGCGGGCGCGGACATCGTCGGTATGGATGATTTGGCCGAGCAAGTGAAACGCGGCGAGATGAATTTCGATGTGGTTATTGCTTCACCTGATGCAATGCGCGTAGTTGGTCAATTAGGTCAAATTTTAGGTCCAAGAGGACTGATGCCAAACCCGAAAGTAGGTACCGTAACGCCTGACGTCGTTACAGCAGTCAAAAATGCCAAATCCGGGCAGGTTAGATACCGCACCGATAAATCAGGCATCATTCATTGCTCTATCGGCAAAGTGTCTTTCGATGAAACCTCACTCAAACAAAATCTGGAGTTTTTGATTTCAGATCTGAAAAAAGCCAAGCCTACGGCAGCGAAAGGCGTGTATCTGAAAAAAATTGCCCTGTCGTCGACTATGGGTCCAGGTTTGTGGATCGATCAAAGCAGTATCGATATTTAA
- the tuf gene encoding elongation factor Tu — MAKEKFERKKPHVNVGTIGHVDHGKTTLTAALTKVMAELQGGEVKAFDQIDNAPEERARGITISTSHVEYESANRHYAHVDCPGHADYVKNMITGAAQMDGAILVCSAADGPMPQTREHILLSRQVGVPYIVVFLNKADMVDDAELIELVEMEIRELLNQYEFPGDDTPIIVGSALKALEGEQSEIGVQSVVRLVEALDSYIPEPERAIDGKFLMPIEDVFSISGRGTVVTGRVERGIIKVGEAVEIVGIKDTVQTTCTGVEMFRKLLDQGQAGDNVGVLLRGTKREDVERGQVLAHVNSIKPHAHFKAEIYVLSKEEGGRHTPFFNGYRPQFYFRTTDVTGAVDLPEGVEMVMPGDNIAVTVKLISPIAMEDGLRFAIREGGRTVGAGVVASIIE, encoded by the coding sequence ATGGCTAAAGAAAAATTTGAAAGAAAGAAACCGCACGTAAACGTTGGCACCATTGGTCACGTTGACCATGGTAAAACCACATTGACAGCGGCATTAACAAAAGTAATGGCGGAGCTGCAAGGCGGCGAGGTCAAGGCTTTTGATCAAATCGACAACGCCCCAGAAGAACGTGCGCGCGGTATCACTATTTCTACCTCACACGTAGAGTATGAGTCAGCCAACCGCCACTATGCCCACGTTGACTGCCCTGGTCACGCTGACTACGTTAAAAACATGATTACCGGTGCGGCCCAAATGGACGGAGCCATCTTGGTTTGCTCGGCTGCGGACGGTCCTATGCCGCAAACGCGCGAACACATCCTGTTGTCACGTCAAGTTGGTGTGCCTTACATTGTCGTGTTCTTGAACAAAGCAGATATGGTAGACGACGCCGAGCTGATTGAGCTTGTCGAAATGGAAATTCGTGAGCTGTTGAACCAATATGAATTCCCTGGTGACGATACCCCTATTATTGTGGGTTCTGCATTGAAAGCTTTAGAAGGCGAGCAAAGCGAAATTGGTGTACAATCCGTAGTCCGCTTGGTTGAAGCTCTGGATAGTTACATTCCTGAGCCAGAGCGTGCGATCGACGGCAAGTTCTTGATGCCCATCGAAGACGTGTTCTCAATTTCAGGTCGCGGTACCGTAGTAACCGGTCGTGTTGAGCGTGGCATCATCAAAGTGGGCGAAGCAGTTGAAATCGTCGGCATTAAAGACACCGTTCAAACGACCTGCACCGGTGTGGAAATGTTCCGCAAGCTGCTTGATCAAGGTCAAGCGGGTGATAACGTCGGTGTCCTGTTGCGTGGTACCAAAAGAGAAGATGTTGAACGTGGTCAAGTATTGGCGCATGTTAACTCCATCAAGCCACACGCTCACTTTAAAGCAGAGATTTATGTGCTGTCCAAAGAAGAGGGTGGCCGTCATACCCCGTTCTTCAATGGCTACCGTCCGCAGTTCTACTTTAGAACAACCGACGTAACCGGTGCGGTTGATTTGCCAGAAGGTGTGGAAATGGTGATGCCTGGTGATAACATCGCTGTTACCGTAAAACTAATCTCACCGATTGCGATGGAAGACGGCTTACGTTTTGCGATTCGCGAAGGTGGTCGCACCGTTGGTGCGGGTGTTGTTGCTTCTATTATCGAGTAA
- the secE gene encoding preprotein translocase subunit SecE: protein MNAQAEEVSSVVDIVKLALSLVFVVAGISAFYYFSDLQLLYRVLVLVAVLAAAVAVAFTTAKGRGLWGFMLESKQEFKRIVWPTKDEAVRTTLMVFLMVFIVGLILWLLDMFLFWGVQLLMSQGIK, encoded by the coding sequence ATGAACGCACAGGCAGAAGAAGTCTCCTCAGTGGTGGACATCGTAAAGTTGGCTTTATCTCTGGTTTTTGTTGTTGCCGGCATATCAGCGTTCTACTATTTTTCTGATTTGCAGCTTCTTTATCGCGTTTTAGTTTTGGTGGCGGTTTTAGCGGCTGCTGTGGCTGTCGCTTTTACGACTGCTAAAGGTCGTGGTCTATGGGGTTTTATGCTGGAGTCCAAGCAGGAATTCAAGAGAATCGTCTGGCCCACTAAAGACGAAGCGGTTCGTACTACGCTAATGGTTTTTTTAATGGTCTTCATAGTAGGCTTAATACTGTGGCTGCTAGATATGTTTTTGTTTTGGGGTGTTCAGCTTTTGATGAGCCAGGGGATTAAATAA
- the rplJ gene encoding 50S ribosomal protein L10: protein MALNLDSKKVVVEEVAEFAAKAHSAIAAEYRGLTVTELTELRKTARETGVYLRVVKNTLAKRAVAGTEFECMQEGLVGPLILAFSMEDPGCAARLISEFSKGHNKLIAKVVAIGGQAFDGSELDRLARLPTRDQGISMLMSVMKAPVEKLARTLAAIRDEKEAA, encoded by the coding sequence GTGGCACTCAATTTAGATAGCAAAAAAGTTGTCGTAGAGGAAGTTGCTGAATTCGCCGCTAAAGCCCATTCCGCCATTGCGGCGGAATATCGGGGTTTGACAGTTACCGAATTAACGGAGCTGCGTAAAACCGCGAGAGAAACGGGCGTTTATTTGCGCGTAGTCAAAAATACACTGGCTAAACGTGCTGTCGCTGGGACTGAGTTTGAATGTATGCAGGAAGGACTGGTTGGTCCTTTAATTCTGGCATTTTCCATGGAAGATCCAGGCTGCGCTGCACGACTCATCAGCGAATTCTCCAAAGGCCATAACAAACTGATCGCTAAAGTAGTTGCGATCGGCGGACAGGCTTTTGATGGATCGGAGCTAGATAGATTGGCAAGATTGCCAACCCGTGATCAAGGTATCAGCATGCTGATGTCGGTCATGAAAGCACCGGTCGAGAAACTCGCGCGTACTCTGGCTGCAATCAGAGACGAGAAAGAAGCGGCATAA
- the rplL gene encoding 50S ribosomal protein L7/L12, translated as MAISQQDILEAVSNMTVMEIVDLISAMEEKFGVSAAAAVAVAAPVAAAVVEEQTEFDVILTGFGENKVAVIKAVRGLTGLGLKEAKDAVEGAPTTVKEGVNKAEAEAAKKELEEAGATAEIK; from the coding sequence ATGGCAATTTCACAACAAGACATCTTGGAAGCAGTCTCTAACATGACTGTTATGGAAATCGTTGATCTGATTTCAGCGATGGAAGAAAAGTTTGGCGTTTCTGCTGCTGCGGCAGTGGCGGTTGCAGCTCCTGTAGCGGCGGCTGTTGTTGAAGAGCAAACCGAGTTCGATGTTATCTTGACCGGTTTCGGCGAAAACAAAGTAGCGGTTATTAAAGCAGTTCGCGGATTGACAGGCTTGGGCTTGAAAGAAGCTAAAGACGCTGTTGAAGGCGCACCAACTACCGTTAAAGAAGGTGTCAACAAAGCCGAAGCTGAAGCGGCGAAAAAAGAGCTTGAAGAAGCTGGCGCAACTGCCGAAATCAAATAA
- the nusG gene encoding transcription termination/antitermination protein NusG, giving the protein MALRWYVVHAYSNFENKVKQALEERIKREGLEEFFGKILVPTEEVVEMRMGQQRKSERKFFPGYVLVQMELNDETWHLVRNVPRVLGFIGGASDRPSPISEKEAMAILNRVEEGVNKPRPKVLFEVGEVVRITDGPFKDFNGNIEEVNYEKSRLRVSVLIFGRSTPVELEFGQVEKV; this is encoded by the coding sequence ATGGCACTTCGCTGGTATGTCGTTCACGCTTATTCCAACTTTGAAAATAAAGTCAAGCAAGCTCTGGAAGAGCGCATAAAACGTGAAGGATTGGAAGAATTTTTTGGAAAAATTCTGGTTCCTACCGAAGAGGTCGTTGAAATGCGTATGGGTCAGCAGCGTAAAAGTGAAAGAAAATTCTTTCCCGGATACGTGCTTGTGCAAATGGAATTGAATGACGAAACATGGCATTTGGTAAGGAACGTCCCCAGAGTATTAGGCTTTATTGGTGGGGCATCAGATAGGCCGTCACCGATCTCTGAAAAAGAAGCGATGGCAATATTAAATCGCGTTGAAGAGGGTGTGAATAAACCGAGGCCTAAAGTGTTGTTCGAAGTTGGGGAAGTTGTTCGGATTACCGATGGCCCATTTAAAGACTTCAATGGCAACATAGAAGAAGTCAATTACGAGAAAAGCCGGTTGCGCGTATCGGTTCTTATTTTCGGTCGATCTACACCAGTTGAATTAGAATTTGGACAGGTTGAAAAAGTCTAA
- a CDS encoding ribose-phosphate diphosphokinase, whose protein sequence is MREASVMVFSGNANKALSEGIVKKLNMRLGMATVGRFSDGEIFVEIEENVRGRDVFVIQPTCAPTNENLMELLVMIDAMRRASAARITAVMPYYGYARQDRRSRSARVPITARLVADMIGNAGADRALTVDLHADQIMGFFGIPVDNVYASPILLGDIWRQEYEDLIVVSPDVGGVVRARAIAKRLGDADLAIIDKRRPRPNVSEIMHIIGDVEGRTCVMVDDLVDTAGTLCHAAEALKKNGAKKVVAYCTHPVLSGAAAENVENSVLDELVVTDTIPLTAELSGIDKIRQLSVAEMLAETIRRIAVGESVSSLYVD, encoded by the coding sequence ATGCGTGAAGCCTCGGTAATGGTATTCTCGGGGAATGCCAATAAGGCGTTGTCTGAAGGTATTGTGAAGAAGCTCAATATGCGCCTCGGCATGGCGACTGTTGGTCGTTTTAGTGATGGCGAGATTTTTGTTGAGATAGAAGAGAATGTTAGAGGTAGGGATGTATTTGTCATACAGCCTACCTGTGCGCCTACCAACGAAAACCTGATGGAATTGTTGGTGATGATCGATGCTATGAGGCGGGCGTCTGCGGCTAGAATAACCGCTGTGATGCCTTATTATGGTTATGCTCGGCAAGATAGGCGCTCAAGATCGGCCAGGGTGCCTATTACTGCAAGATTGGTTGCGGATATGATAGGAAATGCCGGGGCTGACAGGGCTTTGACCGTTGATTTGCATGCTGATCAAATTATGGGGTTCTTTGGTATTCCTGTTGATAATGTGTATGCCTCCCCTATTTTGCTAGGCGATATTTGGCGGCAAGAATACGAAGATTTGATCGTGGTCTCGCCCGATGTTGGGGGCGTGGTAAGGGCTAGAGCCATTGCCAAGCGTCTCGGCGATGCTGATTTGGCGATAATCGACAAGCGTAGGCCTAGGCCGAACGTTTCTGAAATAATGCACATTATCGGCGATGTAGAGGGTCGGACTTGTGTCATGGTAGATGACTTGGTCGATACGGCTGGCACTTTGTGTCACGCGGCCGAAGCGCTCAAGAAAAATGGTGCCAAGAAGGTTGTTGCATACTGTACTCACCCGGTGTTATCCGGTGCGGCTGCGGAGAATGTTGAAAATTCCGTTCTTGATGAGTTGGTGGTTACTGATACGATTCCGTTGACTGCAGAATTGTCTGGGATTGATAAGATCAGGCAGCTAAGTGTTGCGGAAATGTTGGCGGAAACAATACGGCGGATAGCTGTGGGCGAGTCTGTAAGTTCGCTTTATGTTGACTGA
- the pth gene encoding aminoacyl-tRNA hydrolase: MIKLVVGLGNPGRQYEKTRHNAGFLFVEYLAGLAGVGWSSSGQFSGEVAECNIGGCKLILLKPMTFMNKSGMSVGKLLRYYKLIPGEMLVVHDDLELSEGVVRLKRDGGHGGHNGLRDIIAHIDSRDFYRLRLGIGRPVTREKVADYVLSGLSLDGQARLLGMFEGVAKNMEALIAGDFALINA; this comes from the coding sequence ATGATTAAGTTAGTTGTTGGTCTGGGTAATCCTGGGCGGCAATACGAAAAAACCCGGCATAATGCCGGGTTTTTGTTTGTAGAGTACCTGGCGGGATTGGCTGGTGTTGGTTGGTCGAGCAGTGGTCAGTTTTCCGGTGAAGTGGCGGAGTGCAATATTGGCGGATGTAAGCTGATATTGTTAAAGCCGATGACTTTTATGAATAAAAGCGGCATGTCTGTTGGTAAGCTTTTGCGATATTACAAGCTCATTCCAGGCGAGATGCTTGTGGTTCATGATGATCTTGAGTTGTCCGAGGGTGTTGTCAGGTTAAAGCGGGATGGAGGTCATGGGGGGCATAATGGGCTTCGCGATATTATCGCCCACATTGATTCTCGTGATTTTTACCGGCTGAGACTCGGTATTGGTCGCCCTGTCACAAGGGAAAAGGTAGCTGATTACGTATTGTCTGGATTGTCGCTAGACGGTCAGGCGAGACTGCTTGGTATGTTTGAGGGAGTGGCAAAAAATATGGAGGCGCTAATTGCGGGCGATTTTGCTCTGATTAATGCCTAA
- the rpoB gene encoding DNA-directed RNA polymerase subunit beta: protein MAYSFTEKKRIRNNFGKGSEVLEVPYLLATQIDSYANFLQSGIEPDKRRNQGLHAAFSSVFPVVSHSGYAVLEYVKYRLGEPAFDVRECQQRGATFSAPLRVLVRLVIYDKDAPANTKVVKDIREQEVYMGELPLMTDNGTFVINGTERVIVSQLHRSPGVFYDHDKGKTHSSGKLLFNARVIPYRGSWLDFEFDHKDAVYVRIDRRRKIPATILLRALGYENEEMINIFFETNKFSLSAEKLMFHVIPDRLRGEMAVFDIKHDGNVVIEEGRRITAKHVRQLEKSGVTEIEVPRDYLYGKILGHNVVDKSTGELLASVNDEITDNLLQKLIDAGVTEINTLYVNDLDRGPYISNSMRLDTTTNRLEALVEIYRMMRPGEPPTVESAENLFENLFFTDERYDLSAVGRMKFNRRLGREETEGLGTLSKEDIIDVLKELIKIRNGNGTVDDIDHLGNRRVRSVGEMIENQFRIGLVRVERAVRERLTLADSEGYMPQEIINAKPVSAAVKEFFGSSQLSQFMDQNNPLSQVTHKRRVSALGPGGLARERAGFEVRDVHTTHYGRVCPIETPEGPNIGLINSLSVYARTNEYGFLETPYRKVVDGKVTDQVDYISAIEEGEYVIAQSSVAVDESGKLVEGLVSCRYKDEFTLASSETVQYMDVSSKQIVSVAASIIPFLEHDDANRALMGSNMQRQAVPTLRAEKPLVGTGMERVVAKDSGVTVVATRGGRIEAVDAARIVVRANDNETVAGVPGVDIYNLIKYTRSNQNTCINQKPLVKLGDIVRAGDILADGPSTDIGELALGQNMLIAFMPWNGYNFEDSILVSERVVKEDRFTTIHIEEKTCVARETKHSPEEITADIPNVSEEALSKLDESGIVYVGAEVKGGDILVGKVTPKGETQLTPEEKLLRAIFGEKAADVKDTSLRVPGNVRGTVIDVQVFTRDGVKKDKRALEIEDAEIKRYRKDLDDQLKIVEHDIFARVKTLLAGKKAEKGPNGLKKGEEITADYLDGLVPSELLKIRTQDEDVNVQLETVAEHVEQQRKEFDERFEQKKKKITMGDDLAPGVLKMVKVYLAVKKRIQPGDKMAGRHGNKGVISQIVPIEDMPYTADGNPVDILLNPLGVPSRMNVGQVLETHLGWASKGLGIKIGKMLEAQAKVVEIRGFLEKIYNCSGRKEDLNSFTDKEILEMAVNLVAGVPMATPVFDGASEEDIRTMLRLADLPEHGQTVLYDGLTGEPFEREVTVGYMYMLKLNHLVDDKMHARSTGPYSLVTQQPLGGKAQFGGQRFGEMEVWALEAYGAAYTLQEMLTVKSDDVTGRTRMYKNIVDGNHSMEAGMPESFNVLVKEIRSLAVNIEMEQD from the coding sequence ATGGCCTATTCTTTTACCGAAAAAAAGCGTATCCGTAATAATTTTGGGAAGGGTTCCGAAGTATTGGAAGTCCCCTATCTTTTGGCAACACAAATTGATTCGTATGCAAATTTTTTGCAGTCCGGCATAGAGCCGGATAAAAGACGTAATCAGGGGCTGCATGCCGCATTCTCCAGTGTTTTTCCGGTAGTAAGTCATTCCGGCTATGCCGTATTGGAGTACGTTAAATATCGCTTGGGGGAACCCGCATTCGATGTAAGAGAATGTCAACAGCGCGGTGCTACATTTTCAGCTCCGTTGCGCGTTTTAGTACGTTTAGTTATCTATGATAAAGACGCGCCTGCCAATACCAAGGTCGTCAAAGATATTAGAGAGCAAGAAGTTTACATGGGCGAACTTCCGCTAATGACCGATAACGGCACTTTCGTGATTAACGGTACTGAGCGGGTCATTGTGTCGCAGTTGCACAGATCTCCCGGTGTATTCTACGATCACGACAAAGGTAAAACCCATTCGTCCGGTAAATTGCTGTTCAATGCACGGGTAATACCGTATCGTGGCTCATGGTTGGATTTTGAATTCGATCATAAAGACGCCGTCTATGTGCGTATAGACAGACGTAGAAAAATTCCGGCTACTATTTTGTTACGGGCTTTGGGATATGAAAACGAAGAAATGATCAACATTTTCTTCGAAACCAACAAGTTCTCATTGAGCGCCGAAAAATTGATGTTCCACGTTATTCCGGATAGGTTGCGTGGTGAAATGGCTGTTTTCGATATTAAGCACGACGGTAACGTTGTTATCGAAGAAGGTCGCAGAATTACAGCGAAGCATGTTCGTCAACTGGAAAAGTCCGGTGTCACTGAAATCGAAGTGCCTAGAGACTATCTGTATGGAAAAATTCTGGGCCACAATGTTGTCGATAAATCCACTGGCGAGTTGTTGGCCAGTGTTAACGACGAAATCACCGATAATTTATTGCAAAAATTGATCGACGCAGGTGTTACCGAGATAAACACCCTGTATGTCAACGATTTGGATAGGGGGCCGTATATCTCCAATTCGATGCGCCTGGATACCACCACAAATCGCTTGGAAGCCTTGGTAGAAATTTATCGCATGATGCGTCCTGGCGAGCCTCCTACCGTCGAGTCTGCGGAAAATTTATTCGAAAACCTGTTTTTCACTGACGAGCGTTACGACTTGTCAGCCGTTGGACGGATGAAATTTAACCGTCGCCTGGGTCGTGAAGAGACAGAAGGCTTAGGGACTCTAAGCAAAGAAGACATCATCGATGTACTGAAAGAACTGATCAAGATCAGAAATGGTAACGGTACCGTAGACGATATCGATCATTTGGGTAACAGACGCGTACGTTCTGTTGGGGAAATGATTGAGAACCAGTTCCGCATCGGTTTAGTGCGAGTTGAAAGGGCTGTTAGAGAACGTTTGACTTTGGCGGATTCCGAAGGCTATATGCCGCAGGAAATCATCAATGCGAAACCAGTTTCCGCTGCGGTCAAAGAGTTCTTTGGTTCTAGCCAGCTATCGCAGTTTATGGACCAAAACAATCCGCTGTCGCAAGTCACTCATAAACGCCGAGTTTCGGCCTTGGGACCAGGTGGTTTGGCCAGAGAACGCGCAGGATTCGAGGTTCGTGACGTTCACACCACTCACTATGGTCGGGTTTGCCCTATCGAAACGCCAGAGGGACCGAACATCGGTTTGATTAACTCACTGTCGGTGTATGCTAGAACCAACGAATATGGCTTCCTGGAAACCCCTTATCGGAAAGTGGTCGATGGCAAAGTTACCGATCAGGTCGATTACATCTCTGCTATTGAGGAAGGCGAATACGTTATTGCGCAGTCCAGCGTTGCGGTTGACGAAAGCGGCAAATTGGTTGAAGGCTTAGTATCTTGCCGTTACAAAGACGAATTCACTTTGGCTTCCTCCGAAACTGTGCAGTATATGGACGTATCGTCCAAACAGATCGTTTCAGTGGCGGCATCGATTATTCCGTTCCTTGAGCATGACGACGCGAACCGGGCTTTGATGGGTTCTAACATGCAACGGCAAGCCGTTCCGACTTTGCGCGCTGAGAAGCCTTTAGTTGGTACCGGTATGGAACGCGTAGTGGCCAAAGACTCTGGCGTAACCGTCGTTGCGACTCGTGGCGGTCGTATCGAAGCGGTCGACGCTGCGCGCATCGTAGTACGTGCAAACGATAATGAAACGGTAGCTGGCGTACCAGGTGTCGATATTTATAACTTGATTAAATATACCCGATCTAACCAAAACACCTGCATTAACCAGAAACCACTGGTTAAACTCGGTGACATCGTTAGAGCCGGCGATATTTTGGCGGACGGTCCTTCCACCGACATAGGCGAATTGGCACTTGGTCAAAACATGTTGATCGCCTTTATGCCATGGAACGGTTATAACTTCGAAGACTCCATTTTGGTGTCCGAGCGTGTAGTGAAAGAGGATCGCTTTACCACTATTCATATCGAAGAAAAAACCTGCGTTGCGCGTGAAACCAAGCATAGTCCGGAAGAAATTACTGCGGATATTCCCAACGTCAGCGAAGAAGCCTTATCCAAACTGGACGAATCCGGCATCGTTTATGTGGGTGCGGAAGTCAAAGGCGGTGACATTCTGGTTGGTAAAGTGACGCCAAAAGGCGAAACGCAATTAACCCCGGAGGAAAAACTGCTGAGAGCGATTTTCGGTGAAAAAGCGGCCGACGTTAAGGATACTTCTCTGCGCGTACCCGGCAATGTTCGCGGCACAGTTATTGATGTTCAGGTTTTCACCCGCGATGGTGTGAAGAAAGACAAGCGAGCATTGGAAATCGAAGATGCGGAAATCAAGCGTTACCGGAAAGACTTGGACGACCAGCTGAAAATCGTCGAGCACGATATTTTTGCGCGGGTAAAAACTTTGTTAGCGGGTAAAAAGGCCGAAAAAGGCCCGAATGGCTTGAAAAAAGGCGAAGAGATTACTGCCGATTACCTCGATGGACTGGTTCCCTCAGAGTTGTTGAAAATTCGCACACAGGACGAAGATGTCAATGTGCAGTTGGAGACTGTTGCCGAGCATGTAGAGCAGCAACGTAAAGAGTTCGACGAACGTTTCGAGCAGAAAAAGAAAAAAATCACGATGGGCGACGATTTGGCGCCAGGTGTGTTGAAAATGGTCAAAGTGTATTTGGCCGTGAAAAAACGCATTCAGCCCGGCGACAAAATGGCGGGTCGCCATGGTAACAAAGGTGTTATCTCGCAAATCGTACCGATTGAAGACATGCCTTATACAGCTGACGGCAATCCTGTCGACATTCTATTAAACCCACTCGGTGTACCGTCGCGGATGAACGTTGGACAGGTACTGGAAACACATTTGGGTTGGGCTTCCAAAGGTTTGGGTATCAAGATCGGTAAGATGCTTGAAGCTCAAGCAAAAGTCGTCGAAATTCGTGGTTTCTTGGAGAAAATTTACAATTGCAGCGGTAGAAAAGAAGATCTTAATTCATTCACCGATAAAGAAATTTTGGAGATGGCGGTCAATCTGGTTGCCGGTGTGCCGATGGCGACTCCTGTATTCGACGGTGCTTCCGAAGAAGATATTCGCACCATGTTGCGTTTGGCGGATTTGCCGGAACATGGTCAGACCGTGCTTTACGATGGTTTGACAGGTGAGCCGTTCGAGCGTGAAGTTACCGTGGGTTACATGTACATGCTGAAACTGAATCACTTGGTGGACGACAAAATGCATGCACGTTCAACCGGTCCATATAGTTTGGTAACACAACAGCCTTTGGGCGGTAAAGCGCAATTCGGTGGCCAACGTTTTGGTGAGATGGAGGTCTGGGCGCTCGAAGCTTACGGTGCCGCTTATACGTTACAAGAAATGTTGACGGTCAAATCCGACGACGTCACAGGCAGAACCAGAATGTATAAAAACATTGTCGATGGCAATCATTCAATGGAAGCCGGCATGCCGGAATCATTCAATGTCTTAGTGAAAGAGATTCGTTCGCTAGCAGTGAATATCGAAATGGAACAAGATTAA
- the rplK gene encoding 50S ribosomal protein L11, with protein sequence MAKKIDSYIKLQVKAGEANPSPPIGPALGQRGVNIMEFCKAFNARTQEVEKGLPLPVVITVYSDKSFTFITKTPPASVLLKKAVGIKSGSSKPNSNKVGTVSRAQLEEIAKTKMEDLNAANLEAAIRIIAGSARSMGLNVEGV encoded by the coding sequence ATGGCAAAAAAAATTGATTCGTACATCAAGCTGCAAGTTAAAGCAGGTGAGGCTAATCCTAGTCCACCAATTGGTCCTGCATTGGGTCAGCGTGGTGTCAATATTATGGAGTTCTGCAAGGCGTTTAATGCGAGAACTCAAGAAGTTGAGAAAGGCCTGCCTTTGCCTGTTGTTATCACCGTCTATAGTGATAAAAGCTTTACTTTTATTACCAAGACGCCACCCGCTTCGGTTTTGTTGAAAAAAGCAGTGGGTATTAAAAGCGGAAGCAGCAAGCCCAATTCTAATAAAGTCGGCACGGTTTCGCGTGCGCAGTTGGAAGAAATCGCTAAAACCAAAATGGAAGACTTGAACGCAGCTAATTTGGAAGCGGCGATAAGAATTATTGCGGGAAGCGCTCGCAGCATGGGTTTGAACGTGGAGGGCGTGTAA